Below is a genomic region from Streptomyces sp. RPA4-2.
ATGTCGCTGCCGGGCGCGGGGACCGCGGGTGTCACCGAGACGCCCGCCGTGTCACTTCGGGGAGCGGTCGCGTACGCGGCGGGGGCCGGCGCGGCCAGGTAGGCGGTGGGAGTCAGCACGGCCGCGACGACCGCACCGGTGCAGAGAGTGAGTTTCCGTGAACCCATCGTGAACCTCCAGATATCTGGAGACTCCCCCCGCGGGCCGCACGACGCATCCGCTGACGCCGACGACTACTCCGGACGGGTCACAAATGGTTTAGACCCGGTCGACGAGGTCCGCGATCGAGTCGACGATCCTCGAGGGCCGGAACGGGTACTTCTCGATCTCCTCGCGCGTGGTGAGACCGGTCAGTACCAGGTAGGTCTCCATCCCCGCCTCCAGTCCGGCCAGCACGTCGGTGTCCATGCGGTCGCCGATCATCGCGCTGGTCTCGGAGTGCGCCCCGATGGCGTTCAGGCCCGTCCGCATCATCAGCGGGTTCGGCTTGCCCGCGAAGTACGGCTGCTTTCCGGTCGCCTTGGTGATCAGCGCGGCGACGGCGCCGGTGGCGGGCAGCGGGCCCTCGGTGGACGGGCCGGTCTCGTCGGGGTTGGTCGCGATGAACCGGGCGCCGCCCTTGATCAGCCGGACCGCCTGGGTCATGGCCTCGAAGGAGTAGGTGCGGGTCTCGCCGAGGACCACGTAGTCCGGCTCGTGGTCGGTCAGGACGTACCCGATGTCGTGCAGCGCGGTGGTCAGACCCGCCTCGCCGATGACGTAGGCGGTGCCGCCGGGGCGCTGGGCGTCCAGGAACTTGGCGGTGGCGAGGGCGGAGGTCCAGATGTTCTCCACCGGGACGTCCAGGCCCATGCGGCGGAGCCGGGCGTGCAGGTCACGGGCGGTGTAGATGGAGTTGTTCGTGAGCACCAGGAACGGCTTCCCGGACTCCCGCAGCCTTTTGATGAAGGCGTCGGCGCCGGGGATCGGCACACCCTCGTGGATGAGCACACCGTCCATGTCGGTGAGCCACGACTCGATGGGCTTGCGCTCTGACATCTGCTGGGTCTCCTGCCGTCCTGGCGTTCGTACGCACTGGATCCGGGGGCGCCGGAACGACGCTGTGCCGACGCCCCCCAGCCTAGTCAGGGCCGTACGGTCCCGAGCTGGTCAGGCCTGTTCGATCCGCACCCCGTCGATCACCCAGTACCAGTTGTTGCCGCCGGTGTAGCGGAACCGGACGCGGGCCGTCTTCGCTCCGGCCGGCACCTGGAGGGCGACGGTCTCGGTGCGGGAGGGCACATCGGCCGTGTACGTCCTCACCGCGACCGGCGCGGCGCCGTCGTAGGAGACGAGCACCTCGCCCTTCTGCGGGGCCTCCTGGCGGTAGTACGTGGTGTAGGTGAGCGTGGCCGTGGTGCCGCCGGTGACCGGGTGGGCGGGGCTGACCAGGGTCGAGTCGAAGGTGCCCGTCACGCTCTTGTCGTTCCACTCGTCGCCGTCGGCCACCGCGAAGACGTTGCGGGCCCGGACGTTGGACTCGCGCTGCTGGTCGGCCTGGGCCGCGGTCCAGAACTCGTCCGTGGTGAAGGACCAGCCGCGCCACTCCGTGACGCCGCCCGTGCCCATCGCGGAGTTGTCGACCGACCAGCCGGCGGGCGGGGTGTGGGTGAAGCCCAGGATGCCGGCGTCGATGCCGGTCTCGTCGACGCGCGTCCCCAACCGGGGGCGCAGCGTGTCGAAGTCGTCGGCCACCGGCTGCTGGAGAGGCCGTCCGTCCAGGCCCCAGGCCGGGTCGATCGCGATGCCGAGGTGGGCGAGCGCGGAGGCCGCGACGTCGGGCATCTTGATGTCGTGGCGCACCGATCCGGGCGCTGTCCCGGCCCCGGTCGCGATCATGAAGGTCTGCCGCTCGGGCCGGCTGGAGCCGCCGTGGCCGCCCGCGTCGGTGTGTCCGTGGTCGGCGGTGATCATGATCAGCCAGTCCTCGTTCGGGTACGAGGCACGGCCCTTGACCGCGGCGACCAGCTGTCCGACCTGGGTGTCGACGCCGTGGATGGCGTCCAGGTACTGCTGGCCGGCCGCGCCGTAGCTGTGGCCGGCGTGGTCGACGTTGTCGAGCTGGACGAAGACCGCGTCCGGGTTGGCGTCCCGCAGCCGTGCCACCGCGCGCGAGGTCGTGCCGGTGTCGTACTCGGCGCTGGGCGTGGACACCCGGGTGTCGACCTTCGACGAGAAGACCGTGTCGGTGAGCGGCGCCCAGGACGAGACGGCGTACGTGCTCAGGGACGGCTTCGCTGTCTCGATCCGGGTGAGGAAGTCCGGGTACTGGGCGAACTTCTGGCCGGTGAAGTTGTTGTCCTTGACGTTGTGCTTGTCGGGCCAGACGCCGGTGATGATCGTGGACCAGCCGGGGCCGGACAGGGTGGGTGCGAAGGGGCTGGCGTAGATGCTGCTGGGCGCGGTGAGGCCCGCGGCCATCAGGGCGTCGAGGTTCGGGGCGTCGGCGTCCTTGATCCGGTTCAGCAGGGTGCCGTCCAGACCGATGACCAGGACCTTGGGCGTCCTGGCGGCGGCGCGGGCGACGGCGGAGAGCGGTCCGGCGGAGGCCGCGAGGGCGGCCACCGAGACGAGCAGCGAGCGACGGGACATGCGTGACGACACGTGGTCCTCCGGTGAGGGCTGTGGGGCACGGATGAGGGGGGTGGGGCGAAGGCGAACGGTAAGCGCGGCCGACGGTTCGGGCGGCGCTTCGGGCATGGCGACGCCCCCGGTGGTTCCAGGGGCGTCGCGGGGTGGGGCGTGGGGCCGGGGGCGTCAGCTGCCCGTGGCCGACTTCCAGTCGTCGACGTACGACGTGAGGTTCTTGTCGATGTCGGCCCAGTCCGGCGCGAAGACCTCGACCCCGTCCATGAGCTTGGTCAGGGCGATGGCGTTGGCGTCGGTGGCCTTGACGTCCCCCCGCGCGGAGAAGCCGCCGCCGATCTCACTGACCTGCTGCTGCGCCTTGGCGGAGAGCATGAAGTCGAGGAGCTTCTTGCCGTTCTCGCTGTGCGGCGCCTTGGTGACGAGGCCTCCGGCGTAGGGGAGCGCGAAGGTGGTGGGCTTACCTGCGGCGTCGGCGGCCTTGTCGGTGGCCTGCGGGAACCAGATGCCGAGGTTCGGCATGTCCTTGGACTGCGCGTAGTTCATCTGGACGTCGCCGTTGGCGACCAGCAGTTCGCCCTTGTCGACCTTGGGGGCGAGCTTGCCGGTGGAGGCGGACGGGCCGACGTTGTTGGCCTGGAGCTTCTTCAGGTAGGCGAGCGCCGCTCCCTTGCCGCCGAAGTCGTGGATCGCCTTGATGAGGACGGCGGTTCCGTCACCGGCGACACCCGGGGTGGAGTACTGGAGCTTGTTCTTGTACGACGCGTCGAGCAACTGGTCCCAGTTGGTGGGCGCCTGCTTCAGCTCCTTCTTGTTGTAGACGAAGCCGAAGTAGTTGTTGACGACGGAGGTCCAGGTGCCGTCGGTGGCCTTGTCGGCGCCGTCGACCTGGTCGGAGCCCTTCGGGGTGTACTTCTGCAGCAGTCCCTTGCCGTCGGCCTGCTGGATGAACGGCGGGAGGGTGACGAGGACGTCGGCCTGCGGGTTGGTCTTCTCACGCACGGCGCGCTGGACCACCTCGCCCGAACCGCCCTCCACGTACTTGACCTTGATCCCGGTCTGCTTCTCGAAGTCCTTGAAGACCTGGTCGTACCAGCCGTCGCCGTTCTCGCCCTTGAGGCCGTCGGCGCTGTAGACGGTGACGACCTTGGCGTCCGCGGCCGCGGAGTCGCCACCGCAGGCGGTGAGGGTGGAGGCGAGGGCGAGGCCGCCGACGACGGCGGCGATCGACTTGAGGTGCGTGTTTGTGGGCATGGCGAGATGAACTCCTTGCGCGGCGGGGCGGGACGGGGCGGTGACGAACGGGATCGGTGGATCGGTCGGTCAGCGGGAGGTCAGCGGTAGGTCGCCCTGGTGCGGATCCGGGAGACGGCGAACAGGACGAGCACGGTGGCGGTCATGAGGACCACGGCGAGCGCGGAACCGGTGAAGAGGGCGCCACGGTCCGTGGCGGCGTAGATCTGGACGGGGAGCGGTGTCCAGTCGGGCGGGTAGAGCATCATGGTGGCGCTCAACTCGCCCATGGACAGGGCGAAGCAAAGGCCGGCCGCGGCGGTCAGCGAGGGCAGCAGCAGCGGCAGCCGCACCCGCCACAGCACGTACGAGGGCCGGGCGCCGAGCGAGGCGGCGGCCTGTTCGTACGCCGGGTCGAGACGCACGACGGCGGCCGACACCGACTGGTGGGCGAACGCCGTGACAAGGACGGCATGCGCGAGGATGACGATCCACCGGGTGCCGTTGAGCAGCACCGGCGGCTTGGAGAAGGCGACGAGGACCGCCAGGCCGACGACGACCGAGGGCACGGCGACCGGCAGCATGAACAGCGCGTCGAGGACGCGGGCGCCCCGTTTCCTGAGGGCGTGCGCGGCGAGCGCCGCCCAGGTGCCGACGACCAGCGCGAGGACGCTCGCGGTGAGCGCCGTGACCAGGCTGGTGGTCAGGGCCTGGAGCGACTCGCCGCGGGTGGCGGCCGTGTAGTGCCCGGTCGTGAAGCCGGACGGGAAGGCGCTCGACCAATTGGTGGCGAACGAGGCAGCCAGGACGACGAGGAGCGGCAGCGCGAACAGGGGCAGGAAGAGCAGGAAGAACACGGCCCAGGTGGCCCACTTCCCCTTGCGGCTATGCACCAGCACGACGGCTCACCACCCGGTACAGGCCGTAGAGGCCCACGGAGATCAGGACGTTGACGACGGCGACGACACAGGCGCCCGGGTAGTCGGACTCCAGGATCGCCTTGCTGTAGACGAGCATCGGCAGGGTCGTGACCCCCTTCGCGCCGGTGAACAGGACGATCCCGAACTCGTTGAGACACAGCACCAGGACGAGGCTGCCGCCGGCCGCGAGCGCGGGCAGCGCCTCGGGCAGGATCACCTGCCGCACGATCCGCGCGGGCCGCGCCCCCAGCGACGACGCCACCTCCAGCTGGGCGGTCTCGATGTTCGAGAACGCGGCGAGCAGGGGGCGCATCACGAACGGGGTGAAGTACGTGATCTCGGCGAGCAGGACGCCCCACGGTGTGGTGAGGAACCGGAACGGCCCCTCGGCGGTGCCGGTCGCGTCCGTCCACAGTCCGTTGGCGATGCCCACGCTGCCGTAGAGGAAGAGCAGGGCGAGGGTGATGAGGAAGGACGGGAAGGACAGGAAGACGTCGATGAACCGCGCGACGGCCTTTCCGCCGGGGAACGGCACGAACGCGATGACCAGGGCGAGCGCGAACCCGAGGACGAGACATCCGGCCGTCGAGCCGACCGCCAGCCACACGGTGGTGCCGAGCGCCTCCCGGAAGGCGGTGGAGGCGAACACGTCGCCGTACGCCTGCGCCGAGGTGCCTCCCGTGTCCGGCCGGAAGGACTGCTGGACGACGAGGGCGAGGGGGTAGAGGAAGACGAGGCCGAGGACGGCGACGGGCGGCAGGGCCCAGGCCCACGGCGGTATCCGCCGGCGGGACCCGGCGGGCGCCGGCACGGGGGCGGTGGCCACGGCGCTAGCCATCCGCGGTCACCCCCGCCGACAGCAGTACGGCGTCGTCGGGCGCGAAGTGCAGCGTCACCGGGTCGCCGTGGACGGGGGGTTCGCGCAGCTCGCGGAGGTCCGCCATCACCCGGTGGCCCGCCACGTCGACGTACAGCCGGTGGGTGGAGCCGCGCCACTGCACCTCGCTGACGGTCCCGGTGACCTGGTTGGGTCCGGGGCCGAGGCCGACGAGGTGGGGCCGTACGCACAGGGTCGCCGAGGCGCCGGGCGCGGCGTCCGCGGTGTCGGCCTTCAGCTCGGTCCCGGCGAGGGAGACGGTCCCGGATCCGACGGTCACGGGCAGCAGGTTGGCGTTGCCCACGAAGGACGCCGTGAACTCGGTCCGCGGCGCCCGGTACAGCTCCTGCGGTGTCCCGCAGTCCCGCAGCCGCGCCCGGTCCATGACCGCGATCCGGTCGGCCAGGGTGAGTGCCTCGACCTGGTCGTGGGTGACGTACAGGATCGACACGTCCGGCAACTCGCGGTGCAGTCGGGCGAGTTCGGCGAGCATTCCGGAGCGCAGCTGCGCGTCGAGGGCGGACAGCGGCTCGTCGAGGAGGAGCACGCCGGGCCGGATGGCGAGCGCCCGCGCGATGGCGACGCGCTGCTGCTGTCCGCCGGACAGCTCCCGGGGACGGCGCCGGGCGTAGGCCGCCATCCCGGTCATCTCCAGCGCCTCGGCGACCCGCCCGCGGATCTCGCTCCTGGCGACCTTCCGCGCCTTGAGCCCGAAGGCGACGTTGTCCTCGACGCGCAGGTGCGGGAAGAGCGCGTACTGCTGCACCACCATGCCGATGCCACGCCGGTGGGGCGGCAGGTCGGTCACGTCCCGGTCGCCGATGAACACCCGCCCGGAGGCGGGCCGTACGAACCCGGCGACGGCCCGCAGCGCGGTGGTCTTCCCGGATCCGGAGGGCCCGAGCAGCGCCATGACCTCGCCGGGTTCGACGGTCAGGTCGAGGGCGTCGAGGACCGTGGTGCCGTCGTAGGCGACGGACACCCGGTCGAAGCGGATTCCGCTGGTCATCGCCCGTCCCCGCCGGGCCGGTCCGATCCGAGGAGCAGGGCGGGCAGTTCGGCAACGGAGCCGAGCACGTGCCCGGCTCCGGCGGCGCGCAGTGCCGCGTCGTCGTGCGCGCCGGTCAGCACGCCGGCGACCAGGCCGGCCCCGGCGCGCACCCCGCTGAGCATGTCGTACGAGGTGTCGCCCACGACCGCGATCTGCTGGACGCCGTCGGCGGCCCCCGTCCGCAGGAAGGCCTCCAGGACCATGTCGGGGTACGGGCGTCCCCGGCCCCCCGCGTCCGCCGGGCACAGGGTGAGCGGCACCAGGTCCTGCCAGCCCAGGGCGTCGAGGATCGCGTCCTGGGTGACACGGGCGAACCCGGTGCTCAGCACGACGGTCCGCCCGGCCCCGGTGAGTGCCTCGATCGCCTCGCGCGCTCCGGCGACCGGCGCGATGTGCCCGCCGTCGACGAGTTCCCCGTAGGCCTTCTCGAAGGCGGAGTTGGCCCGCTGGGCGAGGGGTTCCTCGCCGAACAGGTGCCGGAAGACGGAGATCTTGGACTCGCCCATGGTGGCCCGGACGTAGTCCAGCTTCTCGGCGTGGTCCGCGGATCCGGGCTCGACGCCCAGTTCCCCGGCGGCCACCGCGAACGCCCGCTCCACCAGGCCGCCGTCGGCGACGGTGGTGCCGGCCATGTCGAGGACGACGAGCCGTGTGTCCCTGGTCATTTCCTTCACCCTCTCTTTCACCATCCCAGTTCGTTGGCTGTGGTCTCGGCGATCGCCGGTGAACAGGTCATTCCGCGCCCGCCGGGCCCGGTGACGAGCCACACCCCGTCCCGCACACGCTGCCGGTGCACGACCCGGCTGGTGTCCGTGCACTGCGCGTACACCCCGGCCCAGCGACGCCGGATCTTCGGCAGCGGGCGCCCGAGGAAGGACTCGACGACCTCGGTGAGGTGGTCGTAGGGGTCTTCGAGGGTGTCGAAGGCGAAGGGGTGTTCGTACTCGTGGGTGTCGCCGATGGTCAGTCCGCCGTCCGCGCGCTGCACCATGAGCAGCTGCATCCGGTGCTCGGCGGCGGTCGGGGCCTGCGGCTGGAGCGTGTTGAGCTCGTCCAGGGCGGGGCCGCGGTAGGCGGGGTAGTACCGGAAGCTGTCGGCGTCGGCGACCGAGGTCGTGAGCGGCTCGCCGAGGGGGTCGGTCTGCATCATCTGCAGCCGTACGCGCCGCACGGGCAGCTCGGGACCGGCCAGCTCCCGTACGAGACCGCCGAGCCAGGCTCCCGTGCACAGCACGACGACGTCACCGGTGTGCACGTCCCCGTGGTCGTCGCGCACGGCGTGCTCACCGATCACGTCCCGGACCTCGCGCCCCGGCAGGAAGGTGTAGCCCGGGGACCGCAGCAGCTGTTCGCGCAGGGCGAGCTGGGCGGTGCGGGGCTCGACGGCGGCGTCGCGCTCGCAGTACAGGGCGGCGTCGAACGTCCCCCGCAGCGCCGGGTTCACCGCGCGCGCCTCGTCGGGCGTGAACAGCTTGTAGCCGCGGGCGGCGGCGTCCGTACGGGTCAGGGCGGCCTCGGCGACTGCGAGCTCGCGCTCCCCCCGCAGCGGGGTCAGCGATCCGTTGGCCCGGAAGCCGAGGCCGGGCACGCGCGCCCCGATCGACTCCCACAGCTCCCGCGCCCGCAGGGCGGTCTCGAGTTCCTCTCCTCCGGCACGGCCGCTCACCCAGATCTGCCCGAAGTTGCGCAGCGAGGCCCCACGGGCCTCCGCCTCGCGCTCGATCTGGACGACCTCGTGGCCGCGCTCCACTGCGTGCCAGGCATGCAGGGTGCCCACCACTCCGGCTCCGACAACTATCACTCTCACGACGGCAACGCTCCTCGGTACGGGGGAATCGGAAGGGTCCGGACTGCAACCAGATGGTGAACTGCCCATCACGTTTGGGCTAGACCCGTTATCTTGTCGTTATAAAAAGGGGCGGGCCGGAGCCCGCCCGAACATGGCTCCGATCATCCTCCCAGGTGGGCCGTGAAGGAGAAGCGGTCCCCCCGGTACAGCGTCCGCACCCGCTCCAGCGGCCGCCGCTCCGTGTCCCGCGAGACACGGTGGATCAGGATCATCGGCAGGGCCGGCGGCGTACCGATGAGCAGCGCCTCGCGCGGGGTGGCCAGCACGGTCTCGATGCGTTCGTCCGCGTCGCCGAACGCGATACCGAGCCGGTCGTGGAGGTACGCGTAGAAGGACGAGTCCGGCGTGAAGTCGCGGTCGAGGTGCGGTACGCGCGCCACGGCGACATACGTGCTCTCCAGCCCGACCCGCTCGTCGTCCGCCAGCAGCACACGCTCCATGTGCCAGACGGGCTCGCCGCGCGTGAGCCCCGCCTCCGCCGCGAGCGTCTCGGAACAGGGGAAACGATCGAGACTGATCAGCGTACGGCCGGGGGTGCGCCCCTGCCGCCGGACGCCCTCGGTGTAGCTCGCGAGGGAGAGCGGCTGCTCCAGTTTCGGCCCCGCGACGACCGTCCCGCGCCCCTGCCGCCGCAGCTTCCCTTCGAGCAGCAGCTCGCGCAGGGCCTGGCGTACGGTCTCGCGGGCGACCCCGTACTGCTCGGCGAGGTCCCGCTCGGTCGGCAGGAGGCCGCCTTCGCCCAACTCCTCGATCAGCAGGGCGATGTGCGCCTTCACCGCGTAGTACTTGGGGATGCGGCCGTGCTCCGGGATGCCGGAGCGGACGGGGGCGCCGGGGGCCTGGTCGTTCGGGTAGTCCACGGGTGGGATGGTCGCAGACGGAACGCGCGGCCGCGCTCGCGGGAGGGTTCAGCGGGGTTCGGACCGGGCCCGGACCGAAGACTCAGCGACGTACGGGCCAGGCCCCGACCGAAGACTCAGCGACGTACGGACCAGGCCCCGACCGAAGACTCAGCGACGACCGGACCGGGCCCGGCGGGCCACCACGAACAGGGCGACGCCGGTCGCGAACACGCCGATCACGCCCGCCACGCCGAATCCGTGCGGGGCGCCGGGACCGGTCTCGGCGAGCTCGTCCGCGGCGGAGCCTGGGCCGGTGCCCCCGTCGCCGTCCGTACCCCCGCCCGCACCTCCGTCGCCCGTACTTCCGTCGCCGCCCGTCCCCCCGTCGCTGCCACCACCGCCCGTGCTTAAGGCGCTGGACCCGCCCCCGCCGGTCGCGGCACCCGCGCCGGTACCGGCATCGCCGGTCCCGCCGCTGCCACCGCCCTGGTCGGGGGTGGCACTGCCTCCTCCGTCGCCACCGCCACTCCCCCCTCCGTCGCCACCGTTGCCCCCGCCGCTTCCCCCTCCGTCGCCACCGCCGCTGCCGCCCCCGCCGTTCCCCCCACCGGTGCCGCCGCCGTCGGTGCGGCCGTGGTTCTCCGCGGTCCCGGGGACGTCGCCGTCACCGCCGTCGATCCGGAACCGGTAGTCGTTCGACTCCCCCACCCAGTTCCCGTCGTCGCCGCGCCGCTGGACGACCGCCGCGTTGGCGACGACGTCGTTCGGCACGGCGTCCGAGGTCACGGACAACCGGACCTTCACGGTGACCGTCCGGCCAGGCCCCACCGTGAACCCCGGGAACCCGTCGTCGAACGCCCCGACGTTCTCGTCCTCGTCGCTCGTCTCGAACGTGACCGGATGCGGCTTCTCGCCCTCGAAGAACTCCATCCGCGTCTGCTTCGGCCGCAGCGCCCGCTTGCCGTCCACCAGCACGACGACCGGATGGATGTCGCCGCAGGTGTGCGCCGTGGTGTTGGTCAGGTCGATGTACCAGGTCCCGAAGCCACCACCGGCCTCGAAGGTGCCGGGCCCCCGTGGATCCGGGTCTTGACCGGGAAGGCACGGGTGTCGGGGGCGGCACAGGTGGGACCGGGGACCGCGGGGGCGACGCGCGCGTGCGCGGGAGTGGGCGCGAGGGCGAGGGCGAGGGCGAGACCCAGGGCGGAGCGCGGCGGCGGCCGGGGCGAGCGGGAGGCGGTTCAGGACAGGCGGGAGGGACGGGCGCGGTCGCATGAAGGGCCTTTGCCGATCGAGGACGGTGGGGACCAGGAGCGTCAGGCGGTAACGGGCAACGGCACGCGAGACCCTGCCACTCCCACCCGGCGGCCCCGCGTCGCCACGCCCGCCGGTGGCCCCGATCGGCCGCGGAAATCCCCTCGAACAGCGGACCGGGGAAGCGCGGAGGACGAGCGAGCGAACCCGTGCCCGCGCCTCCCGCTCGGGGCGGGGCTCCGGTTCCGCGGTCCTCGGCGCCCTCGTCACCCTCGCTGGCCGCCTTTACGCCTCAGCCTCTCCCCGCCCGAACAGCGGGGCCAGCAACAACTGCGCCGCCCCTCCGCCACCCCGCGCGCCCCGCCGAGCGATCCGCACCGGAACCGTGTCCGTGCCCTCCCGCCGGGCCCGCTCCCCCAGCACCGCGCCGACACCCCGTACGAAGGCCTCCTGATGAGCCGCGACCGTACGGCCGCCGAGCAGCACCAGGTCGATGTCCAGCAGCCCGACCAGATTCGCGGCCCCCGCGCCCAGCACGCGAGCCGCCTCGTCCACGGCCCCGCGTCCCACCGCGGCAAGGCACAGCGCCTCGACGCAGCCACGGTTGCCGCAGTCGCACAGGGGGCCGTCCAGCTGGATGACCTGGTGCCCGAACTCCCCCGCTCCGGTACGGGCGCCCCGGTGCACGGCCCCGCCGAACACGAGCCCGGCCCCGAGCCCGGTACCGAGATGCAGATAGGCGAACGCCGCCTCCGCGCCCGCGCGAACGCCGCCGCCGCTCCGGCCGCCGTCGACTCCGCCATCCCCCACCCGGTCACGGCCGCCGACGCGGTCCCCGGGACGGTCGCCGGTTCCGTCACTGCCGCCGCCACGGTCCCCGGCGCGGTCGCCGGTTCCGTCACTGCCGTCGCCGTAGCTGTCGCCGTCGCCGCGCCCGGCCCCCGGTTCACGCACCGGTCCACAGCCGCCCACCGCCAGCCCCAGTGCCGCCGCGTTGGTGTCCTTGTCCACCACCACCGGCACCCCGAGCCGCCCCGCCAGCGTGTCCCGCAGCGGGAACCCGTCCCACTCCGGAAACCCCGTGACCCGGTGCAGCGTCCCCCGCGCGTGGTCGAGCGGTCCGGGCAGCGCGACGCCCACCCCCAGGACGGACACGCCGGCTCCCTCGATCAGCGCCTCGACCTCCCGAGCCGCCCCTTCGACGACGGCCCCGCCCCGGCCCCCCAGGCCGAGCGGCACCCTCCGCTCGGCGACCACCGCGCCCGCGAGATCGCAGAGCACCGCCGTCAGCTCGTCCCGGTCGAGGTGGAGCCCGACCGCGTACCCGGCCTCGGGGACGAGCCGCAGCACGGTACGCGGCTTGCCGCCCGTCGAGGCCAGCTGTCCCGCCTCCGCCGCCAGCCCCTCCGCCCGCAGCCGGGCGGTGATCTTACTGACCGCCTGCGGGGTCAGCCCGGTGCGCTCGGCGAGTTCGAGACGGCTGATGCCCGTCGTGCCCGCCGTCCGCAGCAGGTCGAGCACGAGCGCCCCGTTGTGGCTGCGCAGGGCGAGCAGATTCGCCCCCGCCCCCTCGAGCCGCCCCGCCAGGCTCGCTCCCGACTCCCCGCTGGTCCTGTTCACGTACGCCATTGTCCCCGCGCTTGCACTTTGGCAACAGCGTTGCGAAAGTGGAGCCATGACAGGAAGCACGACTGACACAGGTCCTGAAGCAGGTTCCGCCCCCGGCGCCCCCCTCCGCGTGGCCCTCATCGGCTACGGGCTCGCGGGCTCCGTCTTCCACGCCCCGCTGATCGCCGCGACCGAGGGCCTGGCCCTGGACACGATCGTCACCTCGAACCCGGAGCGGCAGGAGCAGGCCCGCGCCGAGTTCCCCCAGGTGCGCTTCGCCGCCACCCCCGACGACCTCTGGGCACGCGCCGACGAGCTGGACCTGGTCGTCATCGCCTCTCCGAACAAGACCCACGTCCCGCTCGCGACAGCCGCCCTCAAGGCGGACCTCCCGGTCGTCGTCGACAAGCCGCTCGCCGGCACGGCGGCCGAGGCCCGGGAGCTCGCCGCCCTGGCCGACGAGCGCGGCCTCCTCCTCTCGGTCTTCCAGAACCGCCGCTGGGACAACGACTTCCTGACCCTCCGCAAGCTGCTCGACGAGGGCGAGCTCGGCGACGTATGGCGCTTCGAGTCCCGTTTCGAGCGCTGGCGTCCACAGCTCAAGGGCGGCTGGCGCGAGTCCGGCGACCCGGCAGAGATCGGAGGTCTCCTCTACGACCTCGGCAGCCACGTCGTCGACCAGGCGCTCGTCCTCTTCGGCCCCGCGGCCTCGGTGTACGCCGAGGCGGTCGTCCGTCGTGACGGCGCCGTGACGGACGACGACACCTTCATCGCGATCACGCACACGAGCGGCGTCCGCTCCCAC
It encodes:
- a CDS encoding 2-aminoethylphosphonate ABC transporter permease subunit, with the protein product MASAVATAPVPAPAGSRRRIPPWAWALPPVAVLGLVFLYPLALVVQQSFRPDTGGTSAQAYGDVFASTAFREALGTTVWLAVGSTAGCLVLGFALALVIAFVPFPGGKAVARFIDVFLSFPSFLITLALLFLYGSVGIANGLWTDATGTAEGPFRFLTTPWGVLLAEITYFTPFVMRPLLAAFSNIETAQLEVASSLGARPARIVRQVILPEALPALAAGGSLVLVLCLNEFGIVLFTGAKGVTTLPMLVYSKAILESDYPGACVVAVVNVLISVGLYGLYRVVSRRAGA
- a CDS encoding ABC transporter permease, with the translated sequence MLVHSRKGKWATWAVFFLLFLPLFALPLLVVLAASFATNWSSAFPSGFTTGHYTAATRGESLQALTTSLVTALTASVLALVVGTWAALAAHALRKRGARVLDALFMLPVAVPSVVVGLAVLVAFSKPPVLLNGTRWIVILAHAVLVTAFAHQSVSAAVVRLDPAYEQAAASLGARPSYVLWRVRLPLLLPSLTAAAGLCFALSMGELSATMMLYPPDWTPLPVQIYAATDRGALFTGSALAVVLMTATVLVLFAVSRIRTRATYR
- a CDS encoding 2-aminoethylphosphonate ABC transporter substrate-binding protein — protein: MPTNTHLKSIAAVVGGLALASTLTACGGDSAAADAKVVTVYSADGLKGENGDGWYDQVFKDFEKQTGIKVKYVEGGSGEVVQRAVREKTNPQADVLVTLPPFIQQADGKGLLQKYTPKGSDQVDGADKATDGTWTSVVNNYFGFVYNKKELKQAPTNWDQLLDASYKNKLQYSTPGVAGDGTAVLIKAIHDFGGKGAALAYLKKLQANNVGPSASTGKLAPKVDKGELLVANGDVQMNYAQSKDMPNLGIWFPQATDKAADAAGKPTTFALPYAGGLVTKAPHSENGKKLLDFMLSAKAQQQVSEIGGGFSARGDVKATDANAIALTKLMDGVEVFAPDWADIDKNLTSYVDDWKSATGS
- a CDS encoding alkaline phosphatase family protein; this translates as MSRRSLLVSVAALAASAGPLSAVARAAARTPKVLVIGLDGTLLNRIKDADAPNLDALMAAGLTAPSSIYASPFAPTLSGPGWSTIITGVWPDKHNVKDNNFTGQKFAQYPDFLTRIETAKPSLSTYAVSSWAPLTDTVFSSKVDTRVSTPSAEYDTGTTSRAVARLRDANPDAVFVQLDNVDHAGHSYGAAGQQYLDAIHGVDTQVGQLVAAVKGRASYPNEDWLIMITADHGHTDAGGHGGSSRPERQTFMIATGAGTAPGSVRHDIKMPDVAASALAHLGIAIDPAWGLDGRPLQQPVADDFDTLRPRLGTRVDETGIDAGILGFTHTPPAGWSVDNSAMGTGGVTEWRGWSFTTDEFWTAAQADQQRESNVRARNVFAVADGDEWNDKSVTGTFDSTLVSPAHPVTGGTTATLTYTTYYRQEAPQKGEVLVSYDGAAPVAVRTYTADVPSRTETVALQVPAGAKTARVRFRYTGGNNWYWVIDGVRIEQA
- a CDS encoding HAD-IIA family hydrolase, with amino-acid sequence MSERKPIESWLTDMDGVLIHEGVPIPGADAFIKRLRESGKPFLVLTNNSIYTARDLHARLRRMGLDVPVENIWTSALATAKFLDAQRPGGTAYVIGEAGLTTALHDIGYVLTDHEPDYVVLGETRTYSFEAMTQAVRLIKGGARFIATNPDETGPSTEGPLPATGAVAALITKATGKQPYFAGKPNPLMMRTGLNAIGAHSETSAMIGDRMDTDVLAGLEAGMETYLVLTGLTTREEIEKYPFRPSRIVDSIADLVDRV
- a CDS encoding ABC transporter ATP-binding protein, with protein sequence MTSGIRFDRVSVAYDGTTVLDALDLTVEPGEVMALLGPSGSGKTTALRAVAGFVRPASGRVFIGDRDVTDLPPHRRGIGMVVQQYALFPHLRVEDNVAFGLKARKVARSEIRGRVAEALEMTGMAAYARRRPRELSGGQQQRVAIARALAIRPGVLLLDEPLSALDAQLRSGMLAELARLHRELPDVSILYVTHDQVEALTLADRIAVMDRARLRDCGTPQELYRAPRTEFTASFVGNANLLPVTVGSGTVSLAGTELKADTADAAPGASATLCVRPHLVGLGPGPNQVTGTVSEVQWRGSTHRLYVDVAGHRVMADLRELREPPVHGDPVTLHFAPDDAVLLSAGVTADG
- a CDS encoding HAD family hydrolase, whose product is MTRDTRLVVLDMAGTTVADGGLVERAFAVAAGELGVEPGSADHAEKLDYVRATMGESKISVFRHLFGEEPLAQRANSAFEKAYGELVDGGHIAPVAGAREAIEALTGAGRTVVLSTGFARVTQDAILDALGWQDLVPLTLCPADAGGRGRPYPDMVLEAFLRTGAADGVQQIAVVGDTSYDMLSGVRAGAGLVAGVLTGAHDDAALRAAGAGHVLGSVAELPALLLGSDRPGGDGR